A section of the Oryza sativa Japonica Group chromosome 1, ASM3414082v1 genome encodes:
- the LOC4325001 gene encoding mADS-box transcription factor 2 isoform X1, whose translation MGRGKIEIKRIENSTNRQVTFSKRRSGILKKAREISVLCDAEVGVVIFSSAGKLYDYCSPKTSLSRILEKYQTNSGKILWDEKHKSLSAEIDRIKKENDNMQIELRHLKGEDLNSLQPKELIMIEEALDNGIVNVNDKLMDHWERHVRTDKMLEDENKLLAFKLQDIALSGSMRDLELGYHPDRDFAAQMPITFRVQPSHPNLQENN comes from the exons atgGGGCGCGGGAAGATCGAGATCAAGAGGATCGAGAACTCCACCAACCGCCAGGTGACCTTCTCCAAGCGCAGGAGCGGGATCCTCAAGAAGGCCCGCGAGATCAGCGTCCTGTGCGACGCCGAGGTCGGCGTCGTCATCTTCTCCAGCGCCGGCAAGCTCTACGACTACTGCTCCCCCAAGACCTC GCTATCAAGAATCTTGGAGAAGTACCAGACCAATTCCGGAAAGATACTGTGGGATGAGAAGCACAAG AGCCTTAGCGCGGAGATTGATCGAATCAAGAAAGAGAACGATAATATGCAGATTGAGCTCAG GCACTTGAAAGGTGAAGATCTAAACTCTCTGCAGCCCAAAGAGCTCATCATGATTGAGGAGGCACTTGACAATGGGATAGTGAACGTGAATGATAAACTG ATGGACCACTGGGAAAGGCACGTGAGAACT GATAAGATGCTGGAAGACGAGAACAAGCTGCTGGCTTTTAAACTG CAAGATATAGCGCTGAGCGGGAGCATGAGGGATCTTGAGCTTGGGTACCATCCAGACAGGGACTTTGCGGCCCAGATGCCGATCACCTTCCGCGTGCAGCCCAGCCACCCCAACCTGCAGGAGAACAATTAA
- the LOC4325002 gene encoding ubinuclein-1 isoform X1, with product MEDPVAAPSSSVAAASAAAAPRVAPVAAPLPLAAQQAPAAAAGCRRQVFSVELRPGETTIVSWKKLLKEAGHAAASPPPAAPAVAVAASDPAFPALPGQPGAVHPPESDPKDPAQPNRFNAVIEKIERLYMGKHSSDEEDLDDVPDDDQYDTEDSFIDDAELDEYFEVNNLRTKHDGYFVNKGKLEQIEAGTSANVAPKKRRRKDSSSGYIENNQVAPADYPSIGNMPGKSAARSGAHVGKKLTSSNIGSYGEYYHDDNRVVKNITGAGVHKRKSMDFSMGSDTAAYTKISSKDMPYASSELNKAAGLQPTDYTHRSKTAEAYDYAYSAYRDRDTSMQLDFQQKRAYTGENRDPSNKIHRKEKHGMGEFSGMATTGALYSGQVMQPITSRDGSGTKPKGTRLERAIRDLQKIAAEYRPPAIDINEVDPNGQVAVKRRLPPEVKQKLAKVARLSANHGKIQEHELMDRLMGIVGHLVQRRTLRRNMKEMVESGLSAKQEKADKFQRVKMEINEMIKSRVAAKAKVNEHHSGSADDFQIANDEKRYLKGKSVMDAALEDRICDLYDLYVEGMDEDKGPQSRKLYVELAELWPEGSMDNVGIKDAINRSKERRRSLYNQQKVRNEERMKRKRLAAAAKLQDGYPVVMQSALIQQVAQPPITNPVATYPVTDQGSKSFDRVREISASANPDDINRNTGEMKKKKRKPESDLVDTQANAMKGPSQHVEKNKPPKRADEAVETVLCLPFYDQQPS from the exons ATGGAAGACCCCGTGGctgccccttcctcctccgtcgcggcggcgtcggcggcggccgcgcctaGGGTTGCGCCGGTGGCGGCCCCGCTCCCTCTCGCCGCGCAGCAGGCgccagccgccgcggcggggtgCCGGAGGCAGGTCTTCTCCGTGGAGCTCCGGCCCGGGGAGACCACCATCGTGTCGTGGAAGAAGCTGCTCAAGGAGGCGGGCCacgcggccgcctcgccgccgcccgccgcgccggcggtggcggtggcggcgtccgaCCCGGCGTTCCCTGCGCTCCCCGGTCAGCCTGGTGCG GTGCATCCTCCAGAAAGTGATCCAAAGGATCCAGCACAACCAAATCGGTTCAATGCTGTTATTGAGAAAATTGAGCGCCTTTACATG GGCAAACAtagtagtgatgaagaagatcTTGATGATGTACCGGATGATGATCAATATGACACTGAAGATTCTTTTATTGACGATGCTGAATTG GATGAGTATTTTGAAGTCAATAATTTGAGGACTAAGCATGATGGGTATTTTGTTAACAAAGGGAAGCTGGAACAGAT TGAAGCTGGTACATCAGCAAATGTTGCAccaaagaaaaggagaagaaaagattCATCAAGTGGTTATATTGAAAACAATCAGGTTGCTCCAGCTGATTATCCGAGCATTGGCAATATGCCTGGAAAATCCGCTGCAAGAAGTGGTGCACATGTTGGGAAGAAATTAACCAGTAGCAACATAGGTTCTTATGGCGAGTATTACCATGATGACAACAGAGTGGTGAAGAATATAACTGGTGCTGGAGTCCACAAAAGGAAATCCATGGATTTTTCCATGGGTTCTGATACTGCAGCATACACGAAGATATCTAGTAAGGATATGCCGTATGCTTCTTCGGAGCTCAATAAAGCTGCAGGACTCCAGCCTACTGATTACACTCATAGGTCAAAAACTGCTGAGGCATATGACTATGCCTATTCAGCATACAGGGATAGGGATACTTCAATGCAACTTGATTTCCAACAAAAAAGAGCCTATACTGGGGAAAATCGAGATCCATCAAACAAAATTCatcgaaaagaaaaacatggaaTGGGTGAATTTTCCGGCATGGCAACGACTGGTGCACTGTATTCTGGACAAGTAATG CAGCCAATCACTTCTAGAGACGGTTCTGGTACCAAACCTAAAGGCACTAGACTTGAGAGAGCTATTCGGGATCTGCAAAAGATTGCTGCTGAAT ACAGACCACCAGCTATCGATATTAACGAGGTAGATCCAAATGGCCAGGTAGCAGTTAAAAGACGGTTGCCTCCAGAAGTAAAACAAAAACTAGCCAAAGTTGCAAGGCTATCG GCAAACCATGGAAAGATTCAAGAACATGAGTTAATGGATCGCCTCATGGGCATAGTTGGGCATCTTGTGCAGCGAAGGACACTCAGG AGAAACATGAAAGAAATGGTAGAATCAGGTCTGTCCGCTAAACAAGAGAAGGCTGATAAATTCCAACGTGTAAAAATGGAGATCAATGAAATGATCAAATCGCGTGTGGCTGCCAAGGCCAAG GTCAATGAACACCACAGTGGATCAGCTGATGATTTTCAGATTGCGAATGATGAAAAAAGATATTTAAAAGGAAAGTCTGTAATGGATGCTGCTTTGGAGGACAGGATCTGTGATCTGTATGATCTGTACGTTGAG GGTATGGACGAAGATAAGGGCCCTCAAAGCAGGAAGTTATATGTGGAG CTGGCGGAGTTGTGGCCTGAAGGTTCCATGGATAATGTCGGAATCAAAGATGCAATTAATAGATCGAAGGAGCGAAGGAGATCATTATACAACCAGCAGAAG GTTCGCAACGAGGAGAGAATGAAGAGAAAAAGGTTGGCTGCGGCAGCTAAACTGCAAGATGGCTACCCTGTTGTAATGCAAAGCGCACTGATCCAGCAAGTGGCACAACCACCCATAACAAACCCTGTCGCCACATACCCTGTGACTGACCAGGGATCAAAAAGTTTTGACAGAGTTCGTGAAATAAGTGCGAGTGCAAATCCTGACGACATCAACCGGAACACTGGCgagatgaagaagaaaaaaagaaaaccagaatCTGACCTTGTAGATACACAAGCTAACGCCATGAAGGGCCCCTCTCAGCATGTAGAGAAGAACAAGCCTCCTAAGCGTGCTGATGAGGCAGTTGAAACCGTGCTTTGTCTCCCGTTCTATGACCAACAACCGAGCTGA
- the LOC4325002 gene encoding ubinuclein-1 isoform X2, with protein sequence MEDPVAAPSSSVAAASAAAAPRVAPVAAPLPLAAQQAPAAAAGCRRQVFSVELRPGETTIVSWKKLLKEAGHAAASPPPAAPAVAVAASDPAFPALPGQPGAVHPPESDPKDPAQPNRFNAVIEKIERLYMGKHSSDEEDLDDVPDDDQYDTEDSFIDDAELDEYFEVNNLRTKHDGYFVNKGKLEQIEAGTSANVAPKKRRRKDSSSGYIENNQVAPADYPSIGNMPGKSAARSGAHVGKKLTSSNIGSYGEYYHDDNRVVKNITGAGVHKRKSMDFSMGSDTAAYTKISSKDMPYASSELNKAAGLQPTDYTHRSKTAEAYDYAYSAYRDRDTSMQLDFQQKRAYTGENRDPSNKIHRKEKHGMGEFSGMATTGALYSGQVMPITSRDGSGTKPKGTRLERAIRDLQKIAAEYRPPAIDINEVDPNGQVAVKRRLPPEVKQKLAKVARLSANHGKIQEHELMDRLMGIVGHLVQRRTLRRNMKEMVESGLSAKQEKADKFQRVKMEINEMIKSRVAAKAKVNEHHSGSADDFQIANDEKRYLKGKSVMDAALEDRICDLYDLYVEGMDEDKGPQSRKLYVELAELWPEGSMDNVGIKDAINRSKERRRSLYNQQKVRNEERMKRKRLAAAAKLQDGYPVVMQSALIQQVAQPPITNPVATYPVTDQGSKSFDRVREISASANPDDINRNTGEMKKKKRKPESDLVDTQANAMKGPSQHVEKNKPPKRADEAVETVLCLPFYDQQPS encoded by the exons ATGGAAGACCCCGTGGctgccccttcctcctccgtcgcggcggcgtcggcggcggccgcgcctaGGGTTGCGCCGGTGGCGGCCCCGCTCCCTCTCGCCGCGCAGCAGGCgccagccgccgcggcggggtgCCGGAGGCAGGTCTTCTCCGTGGAGCTCCGGCCCGGGGAGACCACCATCGTGTCGTGGAAGAAGCTGCTCAAGGAGGCGGGCCacgcggccgcctcgccgccgcccgccgcgccggcggtggcggtggcggcgtccgaCCCGGCGTTCCCTGCGCTCCCCGGTCAGCCTGGTGCG GTGCATCCTCCAGAAAGTGATCCAAAGGATCCAGCACAACCAAATCGGTTCAATGCTGTTATTGAGAAAATTGAGCGCCTTTACATG GGCAAACAtagtagtgatgaagaagatcTTGATGATGTACCGGATGATGATCAATATGACACTGAAGATTCTTTTATTGACGATGCTGAATTG GATGAGTATTTTGAAGTCAATAATTTGAGGACTAAGCATGATGGGTATTTTGTTAACAAAGGGAAGCTGGAACAGAT TGAAGCTGGTACATCAGCAAATGTTGCAccaaagaaaaggagaagaaaagattCATCAAGTGGTTATATTGAAAACAATCAGGTTGCTCCAGCTGATTATCCGAGCATTGGCAATATGCCTGGAAAATCCGCTGCAAGAAGTGGTGCACATGTTGGGAAGAAATTAACCAGTAGCAACATAGGTTCTTATGGCGAGTATTACCATGATGACAACAGAGTGGTGAAGAATATAACTGGTGCTGGAGTCCACAAAAGGAAATCCATGGATTTTTCCATGGGTTCTGATACTGCAGCATACACGAAGATATCTAGTAAGGATATGCCGTATGCTTCTTCGGAGCTCAATAAAGCTGCAGGACTCCAGCCTACTGATTACACTCATAGGTCAAAAACTGCTGAGGCATATGACTATGCCTATTCAGCATACAGGGATAGGGATACTTCAATGCAACTTGATTTCCAACAAAAAAGAGCCTATACTGGGGAAAATCGAGATCCATCAAACAAAATTCatcgaaaagaaaaacatggaaTGGGTGAATTTTCCGGCATGGCAACGACTGGTGCACTGTATTCTGGACAAGTAATG CCAATCACTTCTAGAGACGGTTCTGGTACCAAACCTAAAGGCACTAGACTTGAGAGAGCTATTCGGGATCTGCAAAAGATTGCTGCTGAAT ACAGACCACCAGCTATCGATATTAACGAGGTAGATCCAAATGGCCAGGTAGCAGTTAAAAGACGGTTGCCTCCAGAAGTAAAACAAAAACTAGCCAAAGTTGCAAGGCTATCG GCAAACCATGGAAAGATTCAAGAACATGAGTTAATGGATCGCCTCATGGGCATAGTTGGGCATCTTGTGCAGCGAAGGACACTCAGG AGAAACATGAAAGAAATGGTAGAATCAGGTCTGTCCGCTAAACAAGAGAAGGCTGATAAATTCCAACGTGTAAAAATGGAGATCAATGAAATGATCAAATCGCGTGTGGCTGCCAAGGCCAAG GTCAATGAACACCACAGTGGATCAGCTGATGATTTTCAGATTGCGAATGATGAAAAAAGATATTTAAAAGGAAAGTCTGTAATGGATGCTGCTTTGGAGGACAGGATCTGTGATCTGTATGATCTGTACGTTGAG GGTATGGACGAAGATAAGGGCCCTCAAAGCAGGAAGTTATATGTGGAG CTGGCGGAGTTGTGGCCTGAAGGTTCCATGGATAATGTCGGAATCAAAGATGCAATTAATAGATCGAAGGAGCGAAGGAGATCATTATACAACCAGCAGAAG GTTCGCAACGAGGAGAGAATGAAGAGAAAAAGGTTGGCTGCGGCAGCTAAACTGCAAGATGGCTACCCTGTTGTAATGCAAAGCGCACTGATCCAGCAAGTGGCACAACCACCCATAACAAACCCTGTCGCCACATACCCTGTGACTGACCAGGGATCAAAAAGTTTTGACAGAGTTCGTGAAATAAGTGCGAGTGCAAATCCTGACGACATCAACCGGAACACTGGCgagatgaagaagaaaaaaagaaaaccagaatCTGACCTTGTAGATACACAAGCTAACGCCATGAAGGGCCCCTCTCAGCATGTAGAGAAGAACAAGCCTCCTAAGCGTGCTGATGAGGCAGTTGAAACCGTGCTTTGTCTCCCGTTCTATGACCAACAACCGAGCTGA
- the LOC4325001 gene encoding mADS-box transcription factor 2: MGRGKIEIKRIENSTNRQVTFSKRRSGILKKAREISVLCDAEVGVVIFSSAGKLYDYCSPKTSLSRILEKYQTNSGKILWDEKHKSLSAEIDRIKKENDNMQIELRHLKGEDLNSLQPKELIMIEEALDNGIVNVNDKLMDHWERHVRTDKMLEDENKLLAFKLHQQDIALSGSMRDLELGYHPDRDFAAQMPITFRVQPSHPNLQENN; encoded by the exons atgGGGCGCGGGAAGATCGAGATCAAGAGGATCGAGAACTCCACCAACCGCCAGGTGACCTTCTCCAAGCGCAGGAGCGGGATCCTCAAGAAGGCCCGCGAGATCAGCGTCCTGTGCGACGCCGAGGTCGGCGTCGTCATCTTCTCCAGCGCCGGCAAGCTCTACGACTACTGCTCCCCCAAGACCTC GCTATCAAGAATCTTGGAGAAGTACCAGACCAATTCCGGAAAGATACTGTGGGATGAGAAGCACAAG AGCCTTAGCGCGGAGATTGATCGAATCAAGAAAGAGAACGATAATATGCAGATTGAGCTCAG GCACTTGAAAGGTGAAGATCTAAACTCTCTGCAGCCCAAAGAGCTCATCATGATTGAGGAGGCACTTGACAATGGGATAGTGAACGTGAATGATAAACTG ATGGACCACTGGGAAAGGCACGTGAGAACT GATAAGATGCTGGAAGACGAGAACAAGCTGCTGGCTTTTAAACTG CACCAGCAAGATATAGCGCTGAGCGGGAGCATGAGGGATCTTGAGCTTGGGTACCATCCAGACAGGGACTTTGCGGCCCAGATGCCGATCACCTTCCGCGTGCAGCCCAGCCACCCCAACCTGCAGGAGAACAATTAA
- the LOC4324999 gene encoding amino acid permease 4, whose translation MGENVVGTYYYPPSAAAMDGVELGHAAAGSKLFDDDGRPRRNGTMWTASAHIITAVIGSGVLSLGWAIAQLGWVAGPAVMVLFSLVTYYTSSLLSDCYRSGDPVTGKRNYTYMDAVNANLSGFKVKICGFLQYANIVGVAIGYTIAASISMLAIGRANCFHRKGHGDPCNVSSVPYMIVFGVAEVFFSQIPDFDQISWLSMLAAVMSFTYSVIGLSLGIVQVVANGGLKGSLTGISIGVVTPMDKVWRSLQAFGDIAFAYSYSLILIEIQDTIRAPPPSESAVMKRATVVSVAVTTVFYMLCGSMGYAAFGDDAPGNLLTGFGFYEPFWLLDIANAAIVVHLVGAYQVFCQPLFAFVEKWAAQRWPESPYITGEVELRLSPSSRRCRVNLFRSTWRTAFVVATTVVSMLLPFFNDVVGFLGALGFWPLTVYFPVEMYVVQKKVPRWSTRWVCLQMLSVGCLVISIAAAAGSIAGVMSDLKVYRPFKGY comes from the exons ATGGGGGAGAACGTGGTTGGCACGTACTACTACCCGCCTTCGGCGGCCGCCATGGACGGCGTGGAGctcggccacgccgccgccggctccaagctcttcgacgacgacggccgcccCAGGCGCAACG GGACGATGTGGACGGCGAGCGCGCACATCATCACGGCGGTGATCGGCTCCGGCGTGCTGTCGCTGGGGTGGGCCATCGCGCAGCTCGGCTGGGTGGCCGGGCCGGCGGTCATGGTGCTCTTCTCCCTCGTCACCTACTACACCTCATCCCTCCTCTCCGATTGCTACCGCTCCGGCGACCCCGTCACCGGCAAGCGGAACTACACCTACATGGACGCCGTGAACGCCAACCTGAGCGGGTTCAAGGTGAAGATCTGCGGGTTCTTGCAGTACGCCAACATCGTCGGCGTCGCCATCGGCTACACCATCGCGGCGTCCATCAGCATGCTGGCGATCGGGAGGGCCAACTGCTTCCACAGGAAGGGGCACGGCGACCCGTGCAACGTCTCCAGCGTGCCCTACATGATCGTCTTCGGCGTCGCCGAGGTCTTCTTCTCGCAGATCCCCGACTTCGATCAGATCTCCTGGCTCTccatgctcgccgccgtcatgTCCTTCACCTACTCCGTCATCGGCCTCAGCCTCGGCATCGTCCAAGTCGTCG CGAACGGAGGGTTGAAGGGAAGCCTGACCGGGATCAGCATCGGCGTGGTGACGCCGATGGACAAGGTGTGGAGGAGCCTGCAGGCGTTCGGCGACATCGCGTTCGCCTACTCCTACTCGCTGATCCTCATCGAGATCCAGGACACCatccgggcgccgccgccgtcggagtcGGCGGTGATGAAGCGCGCCACGGTGGTGAGCGTGGCGGTGACCACGGTGTTCTACATGCTCTGCGGCAGCATGGGGTACGCGGCGTTCGGCGACGACGCGCCGGGGAACCTCCTCACCGGGTTCGGCTTCTACGAGCCCTTCTGGCTCCTCGACATCGCCaacgccgccatcgtcgtccacCTCGTCGGCGCCTACCAGGTGTTCTGCCAGCCGCTCTTCGCCTTCGTCGAGAAGTGGGCGGCGCAGCGGTGGCCGGAGTCGCCGTACATCACCGGGGAGGTGGAGctccgcctctcgccgtcgtcgaggcGGTGCAGGGTGAACCTGTTCCGGTCGacgtggcgcacggcgttcgtCGTCGCCACCACGGTGGTGTCCATGCTGCTGCCCTTCTTCAACGACGTGGTCGGCTTCCTCGGCGCGCTCGGATTCTGGCCGCTCACCGTCTACTTCCCCGTGGAGATGTACGTGGTGCAGAAGAAGGTGCCACGGTGGAGCACACGGTGGGTGTGCCTGCAGATGCTCAGCGTCGGCTGCCTCGTcatctccatcgccgccgccgcgggctccATCGCCGGCGTCATGTCGGATCTCAAGGTTTACCGCCCGTTCAAGGGTTACTGA
- the LOC4325000 gene encoding probable receptor-like protein kinase At1g11050 has protein sequence MAIAAPLFRLAAAAAVVMGVVSPAVKAAGGGNSSTACPLDLGYVRSFPWDTAPCMPPVANQTACCTTLLSVLGVGLAARLRATGHFRLPSANASAACLGAFSDELASPPLSLQDTLVPACWPVSSQLAISPSYCAGVTTAKQYVATVGNAAVLGSLNSSCGSDLADLSLCSSCLAAAIDASGRLVAAAAKGTNPQNCFYLTVLYAAGVSSSAGPTSPGTANCALGLALSTPSSSSSPASSSNHTNMAVATAIPVASALLVSVIAALLVWRRRQDSIRSKSRRLSGERRLSRPRPNVGSVLFSLGELAKATCGFAERNLIGRGGFGVVYRGVLDDGSVVAVKKMLDPDMEGGDEEFTNEVEIISHLRHRNLVPLRGCCISDDDADEGKQMFLVYDYMPNGSLDHYIFKDGGDGGRRPPPLSWAQRRGVVLDVARGLEYLHHGVKPGIYHRDIKATNILLGTDMRARVADFGLARRSREGQSHVTTRVAGTHGYLSPEYALYGQLTEKSDVYSFGVLVLEVMSGRRALDLSDPSGVVLITDWAWALVRAGRAAEVVAAALREREGPAGVHAMERFVLVGILCAHVTVACRPTMPEALRMLEGDMDVPDLPERPQPYGQRIAFDEGEANFSASSVLSGPPFMDFGDMLR, from the coding sequence ATGGCGATCGCCGCGCCGCTtttccggctcgccgccgccgccgccgtggtgatGGGCGTGGTGTCGCCGGCGGTGAAGGCGGCGGGGGGCGGGAACAGCTCGACGGCGTGCCCGCTCGACCTCGGGTACGTGCGGTCGTTCCCGTGGGACACCGCGCCGTGCATGCCGCCGGTGGCCAACCAGACCGCCTGCTGCACGACGCTGCTCTCCGTGCtcggcgtcggcctcgccgcgcgcctccgCGCCACGGGCCACTTCCGGCTACCGTCGGCGAACGCCTCGGCCGCCTGCCTCGGCGCCTTCTCCGACgagctcgcctcgccgccgctctcgctccAGGACACGCTCGTTCCCGCCTGCTGGCCCGTCTCGTCCCAGCTCGCCATCTCGCCGTCCTACTGCGCCGGGGTCACCACCGCCAAGCAGTACGTCGCCACCGTTGGCAACGCCGCGGTTCTTGGCAGCCTCAACTCCTCCTGTGGCTCCGACCTCGCCGACCTGTCGCTCTGCTCcagctgcctcgccgccgccatcgacgccTCAGGTCgactcgtcgccgccgccgcaaaggGAACCAATCCGCAGAACTGCTTCTACCTCACCGTCCTTTACGCCGCCGGCGTCTCCAGCTCTGCCGGCCCGACCTCCCCCGGCACCGCCAACTgcgccctcggcctcgctcTCTCCACCCCTtcgtcttcttcgtcgccggcgtccagtTCCAACCACACCAACATGGCGGTAGCCACCGCCATCCCGGTCGCTTCCGCGCTACTCGTCTCCGTCATAGCAGCGCTGCTTGtatggaggaggaggcaggaCAGCATCAGGAGCAAGAGCCGCCGActctccggcgagcggcggttgTCGCGCCCGCGGCCGAACGTCGGCTCGGTTCTGTTCAGCCTCGGCGAGCTGGCGAAGGCGACCTGCGGGTTCGCCGAGCGGAACCTCATCGGCCGCGGCGGGTTCGGCGTCGTGTACCGCGGCGTGCTCGACGACGGGTCCGTGGTCGCGGTCAAGAAGATGCTCGACCCGGACATGGAGGGCGGGGACGAGGAGTTCACCAACGAGGTGGAGATCATCAGCCACCTCCGGCACCGGAACCTCGTGCCGCTGCGCGGGTGCTGCAtttccgacgacgacgccgacgagggcAAGCAGATGTTCCTCGTCTACGACTACATGCCGAACGGCTCGCTCGACCACTACATCTTcaaggacggcggcgatggcggacgccggccgccgccgctgtcgtgggcgcagcggcgcggcgtggtCCTCGACGTGGCGAGGGGGCTGGAGTACCTGCACCACGGGGTCAAGCCGGGGATCTACCACCGCGACATCAAGGCGACCAACATCCTCCTGGGCACCGAcatgcgcgcgcgcgtggcggaCTTCGGCCTGGCTCGCCGGAGCCGGGAGGGGCAGTCCCATGTCACGACGCGCGTCGCCGGCACGCACGGCTACCTCTCGCCGGAGTACGCGCTGTACGGGCAGCTCACCGAGAAgagcgacgtgtacagcttcggcgtgCTGGTGCTGGAGGTGATGAGCGGCCGGCGCGCGCTCGACCTGTCCGACCCCTCCGGCGTCGTGCTGATCACCGACTGGGCGTGGGCGCTCGTCAGGGccgggcgcgcggcggaggtggtCGCCGCGGCGCTGCGCGAGCGGGAGGGCCCCGCCGGGGTGCACGCCATGGAGAGGTTCGTGCTCGTCGGGATCCTGTGCGCGCACGTCACCGTGGCGTGCCGCCCCACCATGCCGGAGGCGCTGAGGATGCTGGAGGGCGACATGGACGTGCCCGACCTGCCGGAACGGCCGCAGCCGTACGGCCAGAGGATCGCGTTCGACGAAGGCGAAGCCAATTTCAGCGCCTCGTCCGTGCTGAGCGGCCCCCCGTTCATGGACTTCGGCGACATGCTCCGGTGA